TATCCTTTGCCTCTAGGAAGATATCGCCACTTCGGGTTAAGCCAGAGGGATTGAGTAAACCATTCAGCGCGATCGCACCTTGACTGCTGAGTTGAATTTTTCCACCTAATGCGCCTAAGGAGAAGATATCAGACGTAACGATATCCCCACCTCCAATCAGGGTAATATTGCCACCATTCCCTACCTGAGAACTCGCGTTTATTGCGCCATTGACTGTCATCCTGTCTCTGGAGTCAATCGTGATTGAACTGATAGTCGCCGCCGGATTATCTGGATTCGGACTAATCGCCACTCCGGAAACACCATTGATGATAATTTCGCCACCAGGTAAGGATAAATTCGGTTGGTATTGATTGGTAATCAAGGCAACACCATCAGGGGCATTGAAAAAGATACCACCAATTGTCATATCGGCACTTGTGGGAATCCCCACGGGATTGGGTAAAGGTGGAACAATAATCCCTGTGGCTGGGATACCCTGAATATCTGGGATATCAAACGCCGTTGTTCCCGCCCGAATATCTAACGTGGGTTGAGTTTTCCCATCAACTAATATAGTTGTGCCATCTGACAGGGTAATGTTCTCAACAATACCATTAACCGGGTCAGCCGACTGGATAACAACATCCCCTGGAATCGTCACACTTCCACCTGCTAAAATATGTAGTGAAGCGCCCACGTAGCCGCCTAAAATCACATCCCCACTGGCACGAATCACTGGGTCTTCTAGACTGGTTAATTGTCCCAGATTTCCGGCTAAATCTTCAATCCGAAAACTACCCCCAGTTGTATAATGAGCATTACCTTTAATTGGATTATCTGAACGCAAGACTAAATCCCCACCAGAAAATAATCCACTATCGGGATGATTTAACGCCGAAATCGTCAGATAGTTCGCCCCTTCCACCTCTAACTGATTCCCCGCCGCCGCGATAAAGGGATTACTGATTGTCTCCTGCATCATTACCGTATCTGCGGCGATTAGACTGATATCTCTTCCAGCTTGCAGTTGACCCTCTAAATTTAGAGTCTGGGCGGCTAACCTTAAATCTTGCCCAACATTTAAGTAACCTGAATTACGAATAGAAGCATCGGGCTGATTGTTCCCATATTGCAATCCCGGCGTGACATTAATGGTCAGCAAAGGTGGGGCTTCTGGGTTAGTTGCACTAAACGTCAAGCCATTCTCAAATACCACCGCATCGGCTGTCGTTCCCACAAAAGAACCCGCTACATCCAGACGCGCCCCTTCACCAAAGATAATCCCATTCGGATTGAGTAAATATAACGACGCTTGTCCATTTACGCCCAAGGTTCCTAAGATGTCCGATATATCATTCCCCGTCACCCGGCTGAAAATTGTTTCAATCCCCGCCGGATTAGCAAAATAGACCCGCCCTCCTTCACCCACATTAAATTCTATAAAACTGTGGAACAGATTTGTATTACGAATTGCCCCCCCTTCAATTAAATCGGCGGGCAACCCTTTGATATCCACATTGGGTGTCACAATAGACTGTTCAGCGTCTAAAGTGGTGTCGGGAGTAATTTGGGCAACGACTGGAGTTTCTAAGCCAGCCATTATCCCACCTATCGCTAACCATCCCGCTAGCTTGATTTGGCAATTTGTAGGCATTTGGTAAATAGTCCCTCCCAAAAATGTCAATAATGTAACCATTAATTTGAATTATCTACCTCCCTAGGATAGAGTGAATTGGGTTAATCCGCGACTGGGGTCAATATTGGGCGTATTCAGTACCACATCCCCTTATAAGCCAAATCGTGAACTAGCTGTAATATCACTTTTCGGCGTCCGTTGGGGACGAAATTCTAACCCAAAGATATTTTGCGCGGTGATATTAATATTACCACCATTGCCGCCAAAAGCATCGGCGACAATATCGCTATTTTCATCTTCAATAGCGACAACAAATTCTGTATCAATGTCAATATTTCCCCCATCACCTTGACCGCCAAATGCTTCTGCCGAAATCAGGCTATTGCGGCGCATTTCGATTAAATCCTCTACCTGAAGATTGATATTCCCGCCCTCACCGGAAACTGTTTTGGCAATCAATGCACCCTGATTATCCAAGGTAATCGTATCCGCCTCAATCCGCATCCTACCTGCATTCCCTGTCGCCGCATCAGCAAATGTGATATTCAATCCCGCACCAAAGCCATAGGTGCCACTACTAAACCGGGCTAAATCCTCCTCCGTTGTCCCCGTGGAAACCGTTATCCTTGCCCCATTTTTCACCACCAGTTGTGGTGTTTCCACCTCTATATTATTGCCATCACCAGCACCAAACCCTTGAGAATATAAGCCACTCGAAATCCTCCCGGCTGATGTACCATTCAATTCAATAGACTCGGAAGCGTTAACCGATAAACTCCCAGCTTCACCCACCCCAAATGTGGACGCCGATAGAACAGCGCCATCTCGAACATTCAAGCGCTGAGTATTAATGGTTAAGCGTCCTCCCCGACCAAATTCTATTGTATCTGTCGATATACCACTAGGAATACCCCGGATAGCAGATACGCCGAGCACATCAACCGATTCAGCCGCATTAATGGTTAAATTGCCAGCATTTCCTACGCTAAACGACGTCGTACCTATTCCTGCACCATCTTGCACAATTAAGCGGCGGGTGGTTAGGGTTAAGTTTCCCGCATCACCTGCACTGCGAGTTCCCGCCCCGATAAAAGAAGGATACTGCTCATCCGGAGTTGTACCACTCAATTCTATGGAATCGGCAGCATTTATAATTAAATCTCCCCCCTGACTCGGACTCAGGGTTGTGGTTGATATTCCTGAACCATCTCGGATGGTTAAACGTCCGGTATCAATTTGGATATTTCCGGCATTACCTGTGCTGTAGGATTGAGTATATAAGCCACCCGGAATATTGAACGGTGTCGTGCCAATTAATTCCACCGAATCAGTAGCTTGTATCGTTACATTTCCCCCTTGTCCTTGACCAAAACTATAGGCGGATACTTCTGCGCCATCTTGAATCATCAATCGTCCCGTTTTCATCGTCACATCTCCGGTTCCACCTGTACCGATGGTGAAGGTTAATAAGGAACTGGCTGGACTATTCAGGGGTGAACCGGGCGCATTGATAATTGTACTTTGAACCTCTGGCGGTAAGGTAGCAACAAAGTCTTCCAGAGGTGGAATGGCGGTAATTAATGTGTTCAGTAATCGACTATCGGTTTGGGTTCCCCTAAGCTGAATCGTATCCGAAGCGGTTATGGTTAAATCTCCGGCTTTAGCCGCGCCCAAAGTACCGACAATGAATTGATTGGTAATCAAGGCAACACCATCAGGGGCATTGAAAAAGATACCACCAATTGTAATATCGGCACTTGTGGGAATTCCCACGGGATTGGGTAAAGGAGGCAAAATAATCCCCGTATTTGGGATACCCTGAATATCTGGGATATTAAATGCTGTTGTCCCCGCCCGGATATCTAACGTGGGTTGAGTTTTTCCATCAACTAATATAGTTGTGCCATCTGACAGGGTAATGTTCTCAACAATACCATTAACCGGGTCAGCCGACTGGATAATAACGTCCCCTGGAATCGTCACACTCCCTCCCGCCAGAATATGCAGAGAAGCGCCCACGTAACCCCCTAACACTACATCCCCACTGGCGCGAATAACCGGATCTTCTGGACTGGTTAATTGTCCCAAATTCCCCTCTAAATCTTCTATCCGAAAACTACCTCCGCTTGTATAATGAGCATTCCCTTTAATCGGATTAGCTGAACGCAAGACTAAATCTGCACCGGAAAAGAGTCCACTATCCGGATGGTTTAACGCTGAAATCTCGATACGGTTAGCACCTTCTACCTCTAACTGATTAAGAGCCGCCGCGATAAACGGATTGCTGATTGTATCCTGCATTATTACCGTATCTTTGGCGATTAGACTTACATCTCTTCCAGCAGAAAGTTGACCTTGTAAATTCAGATTACCTGCGGCTAAGGTTAAATCTTGCCCGACAACTAAGTTCCCCCGATTGGTAATAGACGCATTTGTCCCATTGTTGCCATATTGCAAGCCTGGGGTTACATTAATTGTCAGTAAAGGCGGGGCTTCCGGGTTCGTTGCGCTAAACGTTAAGCCATTCTCAAATACCACTGAATCCGCCGTAGTTCCCACAAAAGAACCCGCTACATCCAGACGCGCCCCTTCACCAAAGATAATTCCATTAGGATTAAGTAAATATAACGACGCTTGTCCATTTACGCCCAAGGTTCCTAAGATATTCGATATATCATTCCCCGTCACCCGACTGAAAATCGTTTCAATCCCCTGAGGATTGGCAAAATAGACGCGCCCCCCCTCTCCCACATTAAATTCTAAGAAACTGTGGAACAAATTCGTGTCGCGAATTGCCCCCCCTTCAATCAAATCCGCCGGAAGCCCTTTAATTTCAACATTCGGTGCAACGATAGACTGTTCAGCACCTAGGGTAGTATCCGGTTGAATCTGCGCTATTGCAGGTGCAGCGACAAGAGCGATCGCGCCCCATCCCACTATAATCAGGCTGAACCCCCATGGTCTATGCCCTAACC
This genomic window from Coleofasciculus chthonoplastes PCC 7420 contains:
- a CDS encoding two-partner secretion domain-containing protein gives rise to the protein MASQGLGHRPWGFSLIIVGWGAIALVAAPAIAQIQPDTTLGAEQSIVAPNVEIKGLPADLIEGGAIRDTNLFHSFLEFNVGEGGRVYFANPQGIETIFSRVTGNDISNILGTLGVNGQASLYLLNPNGIIFGEGARLDVAGSFVGTTADSVVFENGLTFSATNPEAPPLLTINVTPGLQYGNNGTNASITNRGNLVVGQDLTLAAGNLNLQGQLSAGRDVSLIAKDTVIMQDTISNPFIAAALNQLEVEGANRIEISALNHPDSGLFSGADLVLRSANPIKGNAHYTSGGSFRIEDLEGNLGQLTSPEDPVIRASGDVVLGGYVGASLHILAGGSVTIPGDVIIQSADPVNGIVENITLSDGTTILVDGKTQPTLDIRAGTTAFNIPDIQGIPNTGIILPPLPNPVGIPTSADITIGGIFFNAPDGVALITNQFIVGTLGAAKAGDLTITASDTIQLRGTQTDSRLLNTLITAIPPLEDFVATLPPEVQSTIINAPGSPLNSPASSLLTFTIGTGGTGDVTMKTGRLMIQDGAEVSAYSFGQGQGGNVTIQATDSVELIGTTPFNIPGGLYTQSYSTGNAGNIQIDTGRLTIRDGSGISTTTLSPSQGGDLIINAADSIELSGTTPDEQYPSFIGAGTRSAGDAGNLTLTTRRLIVQDGAGIGTTSFSVGNAGNLTINAAESVDVLGVSAIRGIPSGISTDTIEFGRGGRLTINTQRLNVRDGAVLSASTFGVGEAGSLSVNASESIELNGTSAGRISSGLYSQGFGAGDGNNIEVETPQLVVKNGARITVSTGTTEEDLARFSSGTYGFGAGLNITFADAATGNAGRMRIEADTITLDNQGALIAKTVSGEGGNINLQVEDLIEMRRNSLISAEAFGGQGDGGNIDIDTEFVVAIEDENSDIVADAFGGNGGNINITAQNIFGLEFRPQRTPKSDITASSRFGL